The Paenibacillus sp. G2S3 region GTACAAAGAGACTGGATAGGAAACCGCTGGTTTGAAGTGTAGCCCCTTCGTGAACATAAGTGACAAACTCCGTGATTTCAATACCAAGGAAGCCGAGACCCATTAATAGGGTTAGTCCGAAAAAGACCATCATGGCTTTTTGGTAGCCGTGCCGCATAGCATGGACTGCAAGACCAATCGTGAACGAGCTTGTTAGCAGCAGCAATGTTTCGATCATTACTGGACCAATTTCAAAAAGGTCCGGCCCGCTAGGGCCGCTGGCAAAACGGTCTACCATTACAAAGTAAACTGTGAACAACGTAGCGAATAGTGCAATCTCTGCTCCTAGAAAGACCCAGAAGCCAAAGATTTTATTACTATTCTCCTCTGTTGAGTATTCAAGCGGCTTAGACGCATCTATT contains the following coding sequences:
- the qoxC gene encoding cytochrome aa3 quinol oxidase subunit III — translated: MKIDASKPLEYSTEENSNKIFGFWVFLGAEIALFATLFTVYFVMVDRFASGPSGPDLFEIGPVMIETLLLLTSSFTIGLAVHAMRHGYQKAMMVFFGLTLLMGLGFLGIEITEFVTYVHEGATLQTSGFLSSLFVLLGTHGAHVSFGFLWGAAILIQLKRQGITPATANKSFIFSLYWHFLDVVWIFIFSFVYLKGLM